A region from the Vicia villosa cultivar HV-30 ecotype Madison, WI linkage group LG3, Vvil1.0, whole genome shotgun sequence genome encodes:
- the LOC131593242 gene encoding putative disease resistance RPP13-like protein 1 has protein sequence MATIVGGALLSASMEMLVKKVVSGEFLDLFRRTKLDVELLEKLEITLLSLQSVLYDAEDKQITNPAVKKWLEMLQDAVFQADQLFDELNTEALRCQAEGGQVLNKFLSYFKRFNKKINSKLQKLFGRLEHLRNQNLGLKEGVSSCVRNITPTSPFLGDESAIYGRDDDRKKLKEFLLSEDGCDSGNKIGVISIWGMGGLGKTTLARLLYNDREVEEKFKVRGWSQIPKDFDAVSVTKTICESVTSGTITETNFSKTMLVGIV, from the coding sequence ATGGCGACTATTGTTGGAGGAGCACTTCTTTCAGCTTCCATGGAGATGTTGGTGAAAAAGGTTGTTTCTGGTGAGTTTCTTGATTTGTTTCGGAGGACTAAGCTGGACGTTGAGCTGTTGGAAAAGCTGGAGATAACACTGCTGAGTCTTCAATCTGTACTTTATGATGCTGAGGACAAACAGATCACTAACCCTGCTGTCAAGAAGTGGCTGGAGATGTTGCAAGATGCTGTCTTTCAAGCTGACCAACTGTTCGACGAACTCAACACTGAAGCTTTAAGGTGCCAAGCTGAAGGTGGTCAGGTTCTTAATAAGTTTTTGTCGTATTTTAAGAGGTTTAATAAAAAGATCAATTCTAAACTACAAAAATTATTTGGAAGATTAGAACATTTGAGAAACCAAAATCTCGGATTGAAAGAAGGTGTTTCCAGCTGTGTTAGGAATATAACTCCTACAAGTCCTTTTTTAGGAGATGAATCTGCTATTTATGGCAGAGATGATGACAGAAAGAAACTCAAAGAGTTTTTGCTGTCTGAGGATGGTTGTGATAGTGGAAATAAAATAGGAGTGATTTCCATTTGGGGTATGGGAGGGTTAGGAAAAACAACACTAGCTAGACTCCTTTACAATGACCGTGAAGTGGAGGAGAAATTTAAGGTGAGAGGGTGGTCACAAATTCCAAAAGATTTTGATGCTGTCAGTGTCACTAAAACCATTTGTGAATCTGTCACTTCAGGAACAATTACAGAGACTAACTTTTCTAAAACTATGTTGGTTGGAATAGTCTAA